A part of Liolophura sinensis isolate JHLJ2023 chromosome 1, CUHK_Ljap_v2, whole genome shotgun sequence genomic DNA contains:
- the LOC135461848 gene encoding complement C1q-like protein 4, with the protein MGSYFLLPAVLAFLALTPICYLTASATTVAFSVGKSSNQVVHGLAVITFDREFVNEGNAFDLLTSTFTCPQDGVYAFHLHGLSGGTHRRFLAGIYHNNDLMVTAYAKVREFWSMGGNTVLLSLRVGDAVQVKFVYGQNELYGDNTELYTTFSGYLLSSS; encoded by the exons ATGGGGTCTTACTTTCTCTTGCCTGCCGTGCTGGCATTTTTAGCCTTGACGCCAATATGTTACCTGACAGCGTCTGCAACTACAG TGGCCTTCTCCGTGGGCAAATCTTCCAATCAGGTAGTGCATGGCTTGGCCGTAATCACCTTTGATCGAGAGTTCGTCAATGAGGGCAATGCCTTTGATCTACTCACAAGCACTTTCACCTGTCCCCAAGACGGTGTTTACGCTTTTCACTTGCACGGCTTGTCCGGAGGGACACACAGACGCTTCCTGGCGGGGATTTACCACAACAACGACTTGATGGTGACGGCTTACGCGAAGGTTCGAGAGTTCTGGTCGATGGGCGGGAACACAGTGCTGTTGTCGTTGCGTGTCGGGGACGCAGTTCAGGTGAAGTTTGTGTACGGTCAGAACGAACTCTACGGCGACAACACCGAGCTCTACACAACCTTCTCTGGTTATCTTTTGTCATCATCTTGA